A genomic segment from Desulfurispirillum indicum S5 encodes:
- a CDS encoding phospholipase D family protein: MQYYIWQDDVAGRLLIAELLQVADTGVRISLLLDDMDVRGSDRALAILDQHPHIEVRVFNPFRSRWGILRTGVELVLRGSDLNHRMHNKAWIADGHLAIIGGRNIGDEYFSAGSAFNFSDIDLVIVGPLAHGADISFTDYWNSPLAIPISQLRRVRDDVNWLSRHRDAMDEWFTSYLDHPLMSMVYGQPPFVSREMLLCPSSYQWTDQATLAVDDPAKALNQEELEPGVLEALAERFAMVEEELLLISPYFIPGAEGTRMLADMAARGIRVAVLTNSLATNDVAIAHSGYARRRQALLEAGVELYELRPSAHAAAENHNSFGLGSSRASLHTKALVVDRREVFLGSFNLDPRSAHINTELGAFVRDEQLVESLTEFFHHSVHPLFAYQLYLDERGSVRWIDHEGQIHTREPKAGFWRRFLAGFARLLPIESQL; this comes from the coding sequence ATTCAGTACTACATCTGGCAGGATGATGTGGCGGGTCGTCTGCTGATTGCCGAGCTGCTGCAGGTGGCCGATACTGGTGTGCGCATCTCCCTGCTGCTGGATGACATGGACGTGCGCGGCAGTGACCGCGCCCTGGCCATACTGGATCAGCACCCCCATATCGAAGTGCGGGTCTTCAACCCCTTTCGAAGCCGCTGGGGTATCCTGCGTACCGGGGTGGAGCTGGTGCTGCGGGGCAGTGATCTGAACCACCGTATGCACAACAAGGCGTGGATAGCCGACGGTCATCTGGCCATTATCGGTGGTCGCAATATCGGCGATGAGTATTTCAGTGCCGGCAGCGCCTTCAACTTCTCCGACATTGATCTGGTCATCGTGGGTCCCCTGGCCCATGGGGCTGATATCTCCTTCACCGATTACTGGAACAGCCCCCTGGCCATTCCCATCAGTCAGCTGCGTCGCGTTCGTGACGATGTCAACTGGCTGAGCAGGCACCGCGATGCCATGGACGAGTGGTTCACCTCGTACCTCGACCACCCGCTCATGTCCATGGTCTATGGGCAGCCCCCCTTTGTCAGTCGCGAAATGCTCCTCTGCCCCTCTTCCTACCAGTGGACGGATCAGGCCACACTGGCCGTCGATGATCCGGCCAAGGCGCTGAACCAGGAAGAGCTGGAGCCCGGTGTGCTGGAAGCTCTGGCAGAGCGCTTTGCCATGGTGGAAGAGGAGCTTCTGCTCATATCTCCCTACTTTATTCCCGGTGCGGAAGGCACTCGCATGCTGGCAGACATGGCCGCGCGCGGTATCCGGGTCGCCGTCCTGACCAACTCCCTGGCCACCAATGATGTGGCCATTGCCCACAGTGGCTATGCCCGTCGTCGCCAAGCCTTGCTGGAGGCAGGGGTCGAGCTGTACGAGCTGCGGCCCAGCGCCCATGCCGCGGCGGAAAACCACAACAGCTTTGGCCTTGGCTCCTCACGGGCCAGCCTGCACACCAAGGCGCTGGTGGTGGATCGCCGCGAGGTCTTTCTGGGCTCCTTTAATCTGGACCCACGCTCTGCCCACATCAACACGGAGCTTGGCGCCTTTGTGCGCGATGAACAGCTGGTCGAATCCCTGACGGAGTTTTTTCACCACAGCGTCCACCCGCTCTTTGCCTATCAGCTGTATCTTGATGAGCGTGGAAGCGTGCGCTGGATCGACCATGAGGGGCAGATTCACACCCGTGAGCCCAAGGCCGGGTTCTGGCGACGCTTCCTGGCCGGTTTTGCCCGGCTGCTGCCCATTGAGTCACAGCTCTGA
- a CDS encoding IS5 family transposase (programmed frameshift) produces MSKVQSWEVSDAFWQRVEPLLPIQQRDLDKVYKRKPGGGRKRLNPRKAFSGIVYVLRTGCQWKAIPKEQFGCASAVHKYFIEWSKAGVFEAIWRQGLAEYDEMEGIAWEWQSIDGGMYKAPMALETVGKNPTDRGKNGSKRHVLVDGRGVPLSIVVTGANRHDVSQLEAVLDGVVFEKPAEQEQHLCADCGYKGKQALSSILQRGYIPHVKQRKEEIEDKKRDPSKKARRWIVEASISWFNRFRKIHVRFEKLEVTHYGLTCLAAAIITYRKIGVIYG; encoded by the exons ATGTCTAAAGTGCAATCATGGGAAGTCTCAGATGCTTTCTGGCAAAGAGTTGAGCCTTTGCTGCCAATCCAGCAAAGAGATCTTGACAAGGTCTACAAGCGCAAGCCTGGTGGTGGGCGCAAGCGACTTAACCCCAGGAAGGCGTTTTCCGGCATTGTCTATGTTCTGCGCACCGGTTGTCAGTGGAAAGCGATACCCAAGGAGCAGTTTGGTTGCGCCAGTGCCGTGCACAAGTACTTCATTGAGTGGAGTAAGGCCGGTGTATTCGAAGCTATTTGGCGTCAAGGGCTGGCTGAGTACGACGAGATGGAGGGAATTGCCTGGGAGTGGCAAAGCATAGATGGCGGAATGTACAAAGCACCAATGGCTCTTGAAACCGTAGGGAAGAACCCGACGGATCGGGGA AAAAACGGGAGCAAGCGTCATGTCCTGGTGGACGGTCGTGGCGTCCCGTTGTCCATCGTCGTAACCGGAGCGAACCGGCATGATGTGAGCCAGCTTGAAGCTGTTCTTGATGGCGTAGTCTTCGAGAAGCCTGCAGAGCAGGAGCAGCATCTTTGCGCAGATTGTGGCTACAAGGGAAAGCAGGCGCTCAGCAGCATTCTTCAGCGCGGATACATACCCCATGTAAAGCAGCGAAAAGAAGAGATCGAGGACAAGAAGCGTGACCCATCAAAGAAGGCGAGGCGCTGGATAGTGGAAGCATCTATTTCCTGGTTCAACCGTTTCAGGAAGATTCATGTGCGCTTTGAGAAGCTTGAGGTCACTCACTACGGGTTGACGTGTCTTGCGGCAGCCATAATCACATACAGGAAAATCGGCGTAATTTATGGATAA
- a CDS encoding lipid A deacylase LpxR family protein, which produces MRSCPRVLVTIFCVFAFCVSGAGATEGPGIFSFYLENDIVAQTDRYYTGGMRFSYLSPATCVPGSGDGSALCRLRQWPFLGHPDLAYQWGFDIGQQIFTPANIETAELQKDDRPYAGWTYGGFSLVGRNHHIMRFLKVELGLIGEWSGARSMQTRLHEAFGATRPEGWEHQLENEVGVSVLAGQKWRYHGDFPEHSSELDFIPHVTLQLGNVATRANAGFFLRWGRDLPRDFGSSPISGFAETNAPLDYAYRHNDRWRWHLFTGLNLRLQVHDIFLDGNTFRDSHRVEKEHTVVEGGIGYGFSKGPWKISYGRMFRTNEFTTQKGTETFGSLSVSRVLE; this is translated from the coding sequence ATGCGCTCCTGCCCCCGCGTCCTCGTCACCATCTTCTGTGTGTTCGCCTTCTGCGTTTCCGGTGCTGGTGCAACGGAAGGGCCGGGGATCTTTTCCTTCTACCTGGAAAACGATATTGTCGCCCAGACTGACCGGTACTACACCGGCGGCATGCGCTTTTCCTATCTTTCCCCAGCGACCTGTGTGCCTGGCAGCGGGGATGGCAGCGCCCTGTGTCGCCTGCGCCAGTGGCCCTTCCTGGGGCACCCCGACCTGGCGTATCAGTGGGGATTTGATATAGGTCAGCAGATCTTCACGCCAGCCAATATTGAAACTGCCGAGCTGCAGAAGGACGACCGGCCCTACGCGGGCTGGACCTATGGAGGCTTCTCTCTGGTGGGGCGCAACCACCATATCATGCGCTTCCTGAAGGTGGAATTGGGGCTGATCGGCGAGTGGTCCGGTGCCCGCAGTATGCAGACCCGTCTGCATGAAGCCTTTGGGGCAACGCGCCCTGAGGGGTGGGAGCATCAGCTGGAAAACGAGGTGGGAGTTTCGGTGCTGGCAGGCCAGAAGTGGCGTTACCATGGGGATTTTCCCGAGCACTCCAGCGAGCTGGACTTTATTCCCCATGTTACCCTGCAGCTGGGCAATGTGGCCACACGGGCCAATGCGGGTTTTTTCCTGCGCTGGGGGCGTGATCTGCCCCGCGATTTCGGCTCCAGCCCCATCAGCGGGTTTGCTGAAACCAATGCTCCCCTGGACTACGCCTACCGTCATAACGATCGCTGGCGCTGGCATCTGTTCACCGGCCTGAATCTGCGCCTGCAGGTGCATGACATCTTCCTGGACGGCAATACCTTCCGCGACAGCCACCGTGTGGAAAAGGAACACACGGTGGTGGAGGGGGGCATAGGCTACGGCTTCTCCAAAGGACCCTGGAAAATTTCCTACGGTCGCATGTTCCGCACCAATGAATTCACCACCCAGAAGGGCACTGAAACCTTTGGGTCTCTGAGTGTTTCCCGGGTACTGGAGTAA
- a CDS encoding TolC family protein, whose amino-acid sequence MTPRPLIIALCGLLLATPLTGTAAQELSLEEAVLMSLRSNRELRMQQLQPQLRQTFEEVEQSLFDARLFAEAGYGAEQGQTLSPGVAGLVESDTSQWYLQGGLRQEFATGTTFEAILSHNQRDIDNPDNLHQWRAGIGINQALLQGRGSQVNLVRVEQARLDTDISRNELRGYTQALVANIESLYWEYALASRQVEIYEQSLEVARVQLRQTTDRVEVGAMARTELAAAKAEVARRQQELIDARSRMRVLATDLTRLMGLEHTAEPPLPQQPTLPAVYLDTLEEHITFGLQQRPEIREARLRQQRGELEVTRTRNGLLPRLDLFVTLGKSGYADSFGSALDEMGGDDYDATIGLRLSYPLGNRSSSAQHRAATISQHQVDLSLENLNQLVAADVRKAYLEVDRSREQIEASAATLELQEEVLRAEMEKFEAGTSTALLVAQAQRDLLAARIQQARSIADYRRALVELYRLDGSLLQRRGIELET is encoded by the coding sequence ATGACACCACGACCCCTTATCATCGCCCTGTGCGGCCTGCTGCTGGCAACGCCGCTAACCGGCACAGCCGCCCAGGAGCTGTCACTGGAAGAAGCCGTCCTCATGTCCCTGCGAAGCAACCGTGAACTGCGCATGCAGCAGTTGCAGCCTCAGCTGCGCCAGACCTTCGAGGAAGTTGAACAGTCCCTTTTCGACGCCCGCCTCTTTGCGGAAGCCGGCTATGGCGCGGAGCAGGGCCAGACCCTGTCTCCCGGTGTTGCCGGCCTGGTGGAGAGTGACACCAGCCAGTGGTACCTGCAGGGTGGCCTCCGCCAGGAATTCGCCACCGGCACCACCTTCGAGGCCATCCTCTCTCACAATCAACGGGATATCGATAACCCCGATAACCTGCACCAGTGGCGTGCCGGCATCGGCATCAATCAGGCCCTGCTGCAGGGGCGCGGCAGCCAGGTAAATCTGGTGCGGGTGGAACAGGCCCGCCTTGATACCGATATTTCCCGCAATGAACTGCGCGGATACACCCAGGCCCTGGTGGCCAATATAGAGTCCCTCTACTGGGAGTACGCCCTGGCATCGCGTCAGGTGGAAATCTATGAGCAATCCCTGGAAGTTGCCCGCGTACAGCTGCGGCAGACCACCGATCGGGTGGAAGTGGGTGCCATGGCCCGCACCGAACTGGCAGCTGCCAAAGCCGAAGTGGCGCGACGCCAGCAGGAACTCATCGATGCCCGCAGCCGCATGCGCGTTCTGGCCACAGACCTGACGCGGCTCATGGGCCTTGAACACACGGCTGAGCCTCCGCTTCCGCAGCAGCCCACGCTCCCCGCTGTTTACCTCGATACCCTGGAAGAGCACATTACCTTTGGCCTGCAGCAGCGCCCCGAAATACGCGAAGCCCGTCTGCGCCAGCAGCGCGGCGAGCTGGAAGTGACCCGCACCCGCAATGGCCTGCTGCCACGACTTGACCTCTTTGTCACCCTTGGCAAGAGCGGCTACGCTGACTCCTTTGGCAGTGCCCTTGATGAAATGGGAGGTGACGATTACGACGCCACCATCGGCCTGCGCCTGAGTTATCCCCTGGGAAATCGCAGCTCCTCGGCCCAGCATCGCGCTGCCACCATCAGTCAGCATCAGGTTGACCTGAGCCTGGAAAACCTGAATCAGCTGGTGGCCGCTGATGTCCGCAAGGCGTACCTGGAAGTGGATCGCAGCCGCGAGCAGATAGAGGCCAGCGCGGCTACCCTGGAGCTGCAGGAGGAAGTGTTGCGGGCGGAAATGGAAAAATTTGAAGCGGGCACCTCCACGGCGCTGCTGGTAGCCCAGGCCCAGCGCGACCTGCTGGCGGCCCGTATTCAGCAGGCTCGCTCCATTGCCGACTACCGCCGTGCCCTGGTGGAGTTGTATCGCCTGGACGGTTCGCTGCTGCAGCGGCGCGGTATTGAGCTGGAAACCTGA
- a CDS encoding efflux RND transporter permease subunit, giving the protein MLRFFIDRPIFASVVSIVIILAGAAALRVLPVEQYPDVVPPQVMVSAVYPGASADVMADSVAAALEQEINGVENMIYMESTAMDDGYLNIAITFAFGTDPDQAAINVNNRVQAALSRLPQAVRDLGVRVEARSTSILMVPLLYSPEASKDSVFLSNYALLNVLDELVRLPGVGNASLFAAEDYSMRVWLSPDKLAQYQLTPTDVAAAIREQSAQFAAGRLGAEPSPEGQAFTFTVATRGQMSSPEEFEQIILRSGADGSTLRLGDVARVELGSRSYAFSAKYDGQSATPLGIYLQPGANALDTADRVYETLDRLAQNFPDDVAYTIAYDTTEFVRISIQEVVITLMIAVALVVLVTFMFLQHLRATLIPVAAIPVSLIGTFAGMLVFGFSVNLLTLFGLVLAIGIVVDNAIIVMENVDRLMRERNIRAREASIETMKQVSGAVISSTLVLVAVFAPVTFLGGMSGELYRQFAVTIAVSVVVSGVVALTLTPAMCAMLLDKQSHRVWSFFTLFNRVFEKLTNLFVWCVEKLLRRPLLGCLLFVAIIGLTSVLVGRMAPGLVPQEDQGVAMVVFQLPATSALPRTEQVRDTITGMLGHLEETRKFTGIAGYDIIAGALRTNAGIGFIDLTDWKDRQGPGQDAQSVARKIMGMGLGIPEANVFAFTPPPIMGLSLTGGVEGYLEVRGDYTAQQIEAMANELMAAANARPELMNARTTLDTNLPRFQAHVDREKARDVGVSISQVFGTMQSTFGSLYVNDFTMFGRNWQVNLQSEKDFRSQPEDLNKVFVRSDRGEMLPLSSLVTLERTSGPDIINRYNVNSAAKIMADAAPGYTTGQAKEAMEAVAAEVLSRNGSLSIGWIGEAFQLDAAAGAGGLAFGLGLLMVFLILAAQYERWTLPMAVATAVPFGVLGAALAAAMRGFPNDIYFQVGLLVLIGLAAKNAILIVEFAAQNRKTGMSAFESALAAAQQRFRAIVMTAMTFIIGTLPLVFASGAGAVSRQEIGTVVVGGMILASSLALVFVPLFYMLLENLSGWFDRYRRRSDSEAVFEELVERNPEKQP; this is encoded by the coding sequence ATGCTCAGATTTTTTATCGACCGGCCGATTTTCGCTTCGGTGGTCTCCATTGTGATCATTCTGGCGGGGGCCGCCGCCCTGCGTGTGCTGCCAGTGGAGCAGTATCCCGATGTGGTGCCGCCCCAGGTCATGGTCAGTGCCGTCTATCCCGGCGCCAGCGCCGATGTCATGGCCGACTCCGTGGCCGCTGCCCTGGAGCAGGAGATCAACGGGGTGGAGAACATGATCTACATGGAATCCACCGCCATGGACGACGGCTACCTCAATATCGCCATTACCTTCGCCTTTGGAACGGACCCTGACCAGGCCGCCATTAACGTCAATAACCGTGTGCAGGCAGCGCTTTCGCGGCTGCCCCAGGCCGTGCGCGATCTGGGGGTACGGGTGGAGGCCAGGTCCACCAGTATTCTCATGGTGCCACTGCTCTACTCCCCTGAGGCCAGCAAAGACAGCGTCTTTCTCAGCAACTACGCCCTGCTCAATGTTCTGGATGAACTGGTGCGTCTGCCCGGTGTGGGCAACGCGTCCCTGTTCGCGGCGGAAGATTACTCCATGCGGGTGTGGCTCAGCCCCGACAAGCTGGCCCAGTACCAGCTTACCCCCACCGATGTGGCGGCCGCCATTCGCGAACAGAGCGCCCAGTTTGCCGCTGGACGACTGGGGGCCGAGCCTTCACCGGAGGGGCAGGCCTTTACCTTTACGGTGGCGACCCGTGGACAGATGAGCAGCCCCGAGGAGTTTGAACAAATTATCCTGCGTTCAGGGGCGGATGGCAGTACCCTGCGCCTGGGCGATGTGGCCCGCGTGGAACTTGGCTCCCGCAGCTACGCCTTCTCGGCGAAATACGATGGCCAGTCAGCCACGCCCCTGGGCATCTACCTGCAGCCCGGAGCCAATGCCCTGGATACCGCGGACCGGGTATACGAAACACTGGATCGGCTCGCACAGAACTTTCCCGACGACGTGGCCTACACCATTGCCTATGACACCACGGAATTTGTGCGCATATCCATCCAGGAGGTGGTCATCACGCTGATGATTGCCGTAGCCCTGGTGGTGCTGGTGACCTTCATGTTCCTGCAGCACCTGCGGGCGACCCTGATTCCCGTGGCGGCCATTCCCGTCTCTCTGATCGGTACTTTCGCCGGCATGCTGGTCTTCGGTTTCTCGGTGAACCTGCTGACCCTCTTTGGCCTGGTGCTGGCCATCGGCATTGTGGTGGACAACGCCATTATCGTCATGGAAAACGTGGATCGACTGATGCGGGAGCGCAATATCCGGGCCCGCGAAGCCTCCATCGAGACCATGAAACAGGTCTCCGGTGCTGTTATCTCCTCCACCCTGGTGCTGGTGGCGGTGTTTGCTCCCGTAACCTTTCTGGGTGGCATGTCCGGCGAGCTCTATCGCCAGTTCGCCGTCACCATTGCCGTCTCCGTGGTGGTCTCGGGTGTGGTGGCCCTGACCCTGACTCCCGCCATGTGTGCCATGTTGCTGGATAAGCAGAGCCACCGGGTCTGGAGCTTCTTTACCCTGTTTAACCGCGTATTTGAAAAGCTGACCAACCTGTTCGTCTGGTGCGTGGAGAAGCTTCTGCGTCGTCCCCTCCTCGGCTGCCTGCTCTTTGTGGCCATCATTGGCCTGACTTCCGTGCTGGTGGGACGCATGGCACCCGGACTGGTGCCCCAGGAGGACCAGGGCGTTGCCATGGTGGTCTTCCAGCTGCCCGCCACATCGGCGCTGCCCCGCACGGAGCAGGTACGTGATACCATCACCGGTATGCTGGGCCACCTGGAGGAGACCCGGAAGTTCACCGGCATTGCCGGGTACGATATCATTGCCGGTGCCCTGCGCACCAACGCCGGTATCGGCTTCATCGACCTGACCGACTGGAAAGACCGCCAGGGACCGGGCCAGGATGCCCAGTCCGTTGCCCGCAAGATCATGGGCATGGGCCTTGGCATTCCCGAAGCCAATGTCTTTGCCTTTACCCCGCCACCGATCATGGGCCTCTCCCTGACCGGCGGAGTGGAGGGTTACCTGGAAGTTCGGGGTGACTACACGGCCCAGCAGATCGAAGCCATGGCCAATGAACTGATGGCGGCGGCCAATGCCCGTCCTGAGCTGATGAACGCCCGCACCACCCTGGATACCAACCTGCCCCGCTTCCAGGCCCATGTGGATCGGGAAAAGGCCCGTGATGTGGGAGTCTCCATCAGTCAGGTCTTTGGCACCATGCAGAGCACCTTTGGCTCCCTCTATGTCAATGACTTCACCATGTTTGGCCGCAACTGGCAGGTGAACCTCCAGTCGGAAAAGGATTTCCGCAGTCAGCCCGAAGATCTGAACAAGGTTTTTGTGCGCTCCGACCGTGGCGAGATGCTGCCCCTGAGTTCGCTGGTAACCCTGGAACGCACCTCGGGACCCGATATCATCAATCGCTATAACGTCAACAGTGCCGCCAAGATCATGGCCGATGCCGCGCCCGGCTACACCACCGGCCAGGCCAAAGAGGCCATGGAGGCCGTGGCCGCCGAAGTGCTCAGCCGCAATGGCAGTCTCAGCATCGGCTGGATTGGCGAAGCTTTCCAGCTGGATGCCGCTGCCGGTGCCGGAGGCCTGGCCTTTGGCCTCGGGCTGCTGATGGTCTTTCTCATCCTGGCAGCCCAGTACGAGCGCTGGACACTGCCCATGGCCGTAGCCACCGCCGTTCCCTTTGGGGTCTTGGGTGCCGCGCTGGCAGCCGCGATGCGCGGTTTTCCCAACGACATCTACTTCCAGGTGGGTCTGCTGGTGCTGATTGGCCTGGCCGCCAAAAACGCCATCCTCATCGTGGAGTTTGCCGCCCAGAACCGCAAGACGGGAATGAGTGCCTTTGAATCGGCACTGGCTGCGGCACAGCAACGCTTTCGCGCCATTGTCATGACGGCCATGACCTTTATCATCGGCACCCTGCCCCTGGTCTTTGCCTCGGGCGCCGGAGCCGTCAGCCGTCAGGAAATCGGCACAGTGGTTGTGGGCGGAATGATCCTGGCCAGCTCCCTGGCCCTGGTCTTTGTGCCGCTGTTCTACATGCTGCTGGAAAACCTCTCCGGCTGGTTTGACCGCTATCGCCGACGCTCCGACAGTGAAGCCGTCTTTGAAGAACTCGTGGAAAGGAACCCGGAGAAACAGCCATGA
- a CDS encoding efflux RND transporter periplasmic adaptor subunit codes for MISLLSLRRLPRIAGSLLLFSLVGLAGCGQDPSQQGGFQMPPAQVSVLKVQPTDVGVYREYPARIHGSRQVQVRAQVSGILQEKRYQEGQVVASDEVLFLIDPEPFQIAQRRAEAERDAARADLAHAQREWERISRLFERNTVSERERDQARTQVDQARARLNMAEAVLDDARRNLGYTEVRSPIAGVTGMEDVSEGNLISTGGLLTTITQNDPVHVRFSMPENDALIRRGQTEDSSQAALILPGAHEYSHGGAIDFVASTIDPATGTVSVRAVFPNPDHQLLPGQFVRIRVLLQSLSGVFTIPEQAVSQSAQGPQVFVVNSENKAQARPVRLGPVTEQGQVILGGLESGDRVVTNGHVSLRHQAPVNVAAEEMQ; via the coding sequence ATGATTTCTTTGCTCTCTTTGCGCCGACTTCCCCGGATTGCCGGTTCCTTACTGCTTTTTTCCCTGGTGGGACTCGCCGGCTGCGGCCAGGATCCCTCCCAGCAAGGCGGCTTTCAGATGCCACCAGCCCAGGTCAGTGTCTTAAAAGTTCAACCAACCGATGTGGGTGTCTACCGCGAGTATCCCGCACGGATCCATGGGTCACGCCAGGTTCAGGTGCGCGCCCAGGTCAGCGGCATCCTGCAGGAGAAACGCTACCAGGAGGGGCAGGTGGTGGCCAGCGATGAAGTGCTCTTTCTGATTGATCCGGAGCCCTTTCAGATAGCCCAGCGCCGCGCCGAAGCCGAGCGTGACGCCGCCCGGGCCGACCTTGCCCATGCTCAAAGGGAGTGGGAGCGTATTTCCCGTCTCTTCGAGCGCAATACCGTCAGCGAGCGCGAGCGCGATCAGGCCAGAACCCAGGTGGATCAGGCCCGTGCGCGCCTGAATATGGCCGAAGCTGTACTGGATGATGCCCGGCGCAACCTGGGCTACACGGAAGTACGTTCTCCCATTGCCGGTGTGACCGGTATGGAGGATGTCTCGGAGGGCAACCTCATCAGCACCGGAGGGCTGCTGACCACCATCACCCAGAATGATCCGGTGCACGTACGCTTTTCCATGCCGGAAAACGATGCGCTGATCAGGCGTGGACAGACAGAAGACAGCAGCCAGGCCGCGTTGATCCTGCCCGGTGCCCACGAATACTCCCACGGGGGAGCCATCGACTTTGTTGCCAGTACCATTGATCCCGCCACTGGCACGGTTTCCGTCAGGGCGGTTTTTCCCAACCCCGACCACCAGCTGCTACCGGGGCAGTTCGTCCGCATACGCGTCCTGCTGCAGAGCCTGAGTGGCGTATTCACCATTCCCGAGCAGGCGGTCAGCCAGAGTGCCCAGGGGCCGCAGGTCTTTGTGGTGAACAGTGAAAACAAGGCGCAGGCTCGTCCCGTTCGCCTTGGCCCGGTGACGGAGCAGGGTCAGGTGATTCTTGGCGGCCTTGAGTCCGGAGACCGGGTGGTGACCAATGGCCATGTCTCCCTGCGCCATCAGGCTCCGGTGAACGTGGCTGCCGAGGAGATGCAATAA
- a CDS encoding TetR/AcrR family transcriptional regulator, giving the protein MSEESRAPGRPKDEELQARRCEEILAAATSAFARHGYHQTDVQLIAYKLGIGKGTIYRYFSTKQKLFLAAVERGLDQLSEYTCGLLEQEKPVMERMRDACFGYFDFFDQNPDIAELLIQERAEFCERGKSLFFDHESRDHDHWDQLMDELEQEGRLRSPADREKMHRAVENMVYGIVFTSRFSPHYASFREQAADIFDIICYGTLKQNQEN; this is encoded by the coding sequence ATGTCTGAAGAGAGCCGCGCCCCGGGACGTCCCAAAGATGAAGAGCTCCAGGCCCGCCGTTGCGAGGAAATTCTGGCGGCAGCCACGTCCGCTTTCGCGCGCCACGGCTACCACCAGACCGATGTGCAGCTGATCGCCTATAAACTGGGCATCGGCAAGGGAACCATCTACCGCTATTTTTCCACCAAGCAGAAGCTCTTTCTGGCTGCCGTCGAACGGGGACTGGACCAGCTCTCCGAGTATACCTGCGGGTTGCTTGAGCAGGAAAAACCCGTCATGGAGCGCATGCGCGACGCCTGCTTCGGCTACTTTGACTTTTTTGACCAGAATCCGGATATCGCCGAGCTGCTGATCCAGGAGCGGGCCGAGTTCTGCGAACGGGGCAAGTCCCTCTTCTTCGACCACGAGTCGCGGGACCATGACCACTGGGATCAGCTGATGGATGAGCTGGAGCAGGAGGGGCGGCTGCGCTCTCCCGCAGACCGCGAGAAGATGCACCGTGCCGTCGAGAACATGGTGTACGGCATCGTCTTCACCAGCCGCTTCTCTCCGCACTACGCGTCTTTTCGCGAACAGGCGGCCGATATCTTCGACATTATCTGTTACGGAACACTCAAACAGAATCAGGAAAACTGA